A region of Curvibacter sp. AEP1-3 DNA encodes the following proteins:
- a CDS encoding response regulator: MTVERDVLTTQQAAKLLGLSTTSVQKMVINGELDAWITPGGHRRIFRSSVDQLLNSRNAGLAGVTGNRPLRILLVEDDPVQIAFFKALLARIGHSVQLTIINQAEQALDHIRALRPDLLVTDLVMEPMDGFTLVQAVGDEPGLESLDVIALTAMSPQEITEDARLPTRVVRYQKPLSADRLCGYLDALTVKLLEQEALCV; this comes from the coding sequence ATGACCGTAGAACGCGACGTTTTGACGACCCAGCAGGCGGCCAAGCTCTTGGGCTTGTCGACCACCTCCGTCCAGAAGATGGTGATCAATGGGGAACTGGACGCCTGGATCACCCCCGGTGGCCACCGGCGCATCTTCCGTAGCAGCGTCGATCAACTGCTGAACTCGCGCAACGCCGGTTTGGCAGGTGTGACCGGCAATCGCCCCCTGCGTATCCTGCTGGTCGAAGACGACCCGGTGCAGATTGCGTTTTTCAAGGCACTGCTGGCCCGCATAGGCCACTCGGTGCAGCTCACCATCATCAACCAGGCAGAGCAGGCGCTGGACCATATCCGCGCCCTGCGTCCCGACTTGCTGGTGACTGATCTGGTGATGGAGCCCATGGACGGATTTACCTTGGTGCAGGCTGTGGGTGATGAGCCCGGCCTTGAAAGTCTGGACGTAATTGCCCTGACCGCCATGTCCCCACAGGAAATCACTGAGGATGCCCGGCTGCCCACGCGCGTGGTGCGCTACCAGAAGCCATTGAGCGCCGACCGCCTATGCGGCTATCTGGATGCCCTCACCGTGAAGCTGCTGGAACAGGAAGCACTTTGCGTTTGA
- a CDS encoding ParA family protein: MAAARILVITNRKGGTGKTSMAVNLASEYAARGRKVLLIDLDSQSHCAVGLGVPPVRGAASAQSFLAGRNSLRDALRQQVLPGLDLVPADPLFNHNGSGDTSTALGVALQAEGLLEDYDLVLLDTPPSLDGLLLNALCAADRVLVPFVPHFLSGEGVRQLARVIFRVASRGMNDKLKVLGFVPVMLDTRIGLHREVCEGLGHQFGRNRLLPGIRNDIRVAEAFGRGKPVRQHAAHCRAAQDFAVVADAIDRMWVTV; this comes from the coding sequence GTGGCTGCAGCCCGCATTCTCGTCATCACCAACCGCAAAGGTGGCACCGGCAAGACGTCGATGGCGGTCAACCTCGCCAGCGAATACGCCGCCCGAGGGCGCAAGGTCTTGCTGATCGACCTGGACAGCCAGAGCCACTGTGCGGTGGGCCTGGGCGTGCCGCCCGTGCGCGGTGCGGCATCTGCACAAAGCTTTCTGGCCGGCCGGAACAGCCTGCGAGATGCCCTGCGACAGCAGGTGCTGCCGGGCCTGGACCTGGTGCCTGCAGACCCGCTGTTCAACCACAACGGTTCGGGCGACACCTCGACCGCACTGGGCGTGGCGCTGCAGGCCGAAGGCTTGCTGGAGGACTACGACCTGGTGCTTCTGGATACGCCGCCCTCTCTGGACGGCTTGCTGCTGAACGCCTTGTGCGCCGCAGACCGCGTGCTGGTGCCGTTTGTGCCGCACTTTTTGTCCGGAGAGGGAGTGCGCCAGCTTGCCCGGGTGATCTTCCGCGTGGCCAGCCGCGGCATGAACGACAAGCTCAAGGTGCTGGGCTTTGTGCCGGTGATGCTGGATACCCGCATCGGGCTGCACCGGGAAGTGTGCGAAGGGCTGGGGCACCAGTTCGGCCGCAACCGACTGTTACCCGGCATCCGCAACGACATCCGGGTGGCTGAGGCCTTCGGGCGGGGCAAACCGGTGCGCCAGCATGCGGCCCATTGCCGGGCGGCGCAGGATTTTGCCGTGGTGGCCGACGCGATTGACCGGATGTGGGTGACCGTATAG
- a CDS encoding methyl-accepting chemotaxis protein, with translation MSQDHNPHRLQQMLTTALTASGTAALLYWCAPWLHTASQVLHAEDKRHEYGLVALAAVVLAAALHAVLRPAIRRFSTYRPATRSTQCIPTEQAAAELRNVAPYLDVLAQQLDGSVQDTEEGVMNVIKIVDSVFQVSGQQLQRIQASEANGAELSEVVREKLQVDQQLGAILEMFVQDQERDIETNLGRLKRLQEVKALSPLVDVISNVARQTNFLAINAAIEAARAGESGRGFAVVAAEIRVLSNRTAEVAVDIAHRINAATEGIDKELQSVENHTDRHSSTGNMRKVMEDISAMQERFAQGSASLLEIVEGVRTGHMEIVEKLSEALGQIQFHDVIRQRIEQVQGAMHELNAHLQSVADQMHDKPWDQEGLVSLTQRLEQQVSRYVMASQHSAHKSATGGETLVSDGLPKIELF, from the coding sequence ATGTCCCAAGATCACAATCCCCACCGGCTGCAACAGATGTTGACCACAGCCCTCACCGCATCGGGTACCGCAGCTTTGCTTTACTGGTGCGCACCTTGGTTGCACACCGCCAGCCAAGTCTTGCATGCGGAAGACAAGCGGCATGAATATGGTCTGGTAGCGCTGGCTGCGGTGGTGTTGGCCGCTGCCTTGCATGCGGTGCTGCGGCCGGCCATCCGCCGTTTTTCAACCTACCGACCCGCTACACGAAGCACGCAATGCATCCCCACGGAGCAGGCGGCAGCCGAGTTGCGCAATGTGGCGCCCTACCTGGATGTGTTGGCCCAACAGCTCGACGGCTCGGTGCAAGACACCGAAGAGGGCGTGATGAACGTCATCAAGATCGTGGACTCGGTGTTTCAGGTGTCCGGCCAGCAGTTGCAGCGCATACAGGCCTCGGAAGCCAACGGGGCCGAGCTGTCTGAGGTGGTGCGCGAAAAGCTGCAGGTCGACCAGCAACTGGGTGCCATTCTGGAAATGTTTGTCCAGGACCAGGAGCGGGATATTGAGACCAACCTCGGCCGCTTGAAGCGCCTGCAAGAGGTCAAAGCGCTCAGCCCCCTGGTGGATGTGATTTCCAATGTGGCGCGACAGACCAACTTCCTGGCGATCAACGCGGCCATTGAGGCTGCCCGTGCCGGCGAAAGCGGGCGGGGCTTTGCGGTGGTGGCTGCAGAAATCCGGGTGCTGTCCAACCGCACGGCAGAAGTGGCAGTCGACATTGCCCACCGCATCAACGCAGCCACCGAAGGCATCGACAAAGAGTTGCAGAGCGTGGAGAACCACACCGACCGCCACTCCTCCACGGGCAATATGCGCAAGGTGATGGAAGACATCTCCGCCATGCAGGAGCGCTTTGCACAAGGTTCGGCCAGCCTGCTGGAAATCGTGGAAGGTGTGCGGACCGGTCACATGGAAATTGTGGAAAAACTCTCCGAAGCACTGGGGCAGATCCAGTTCCACGACGTCATCCGCCAACGCATCGAACAGGTGCAAGGTGCCATGCACGAGCTCAATGCGCACCTGCAAAGCGTGGCAGACCAGATGCACGACAAGCCCTGGGACCAAGAGGGACTGGTGTCTCTCACCCAGCGACTGGAGCAGCAGGTGTCGCGCTACGTCATGGCCAGCCAGCATTCCGCACACAAGTCGGCCACCGGCGGTGAAACCCTGGTCAGTGACGGCCTGCCCAAGATCGAGTTGTTTTAA
- a CDS encoding response regulator, producing MAKTIMIVDDSLTMTMSVKSSLEMNGFSVQTAADGVQALTKLKGGLKPDLIITDINMPNMGGLELIRQVKALPGYRFVPILTLTTESDASKRDEGKKLGATGWLVKPVSGPDLVKVVKQVVPGA from the coding sequence ATGGCAAAAACAATCATGATCGTGGACGACTCTCTCACGATGACGATGAGTGTGAAAAGCAGTCTGGAAATGAACGGCTTTTCGGTGCAAACAGCAGCAGACGGTGTGCAGGCCCTGACCAAATTGAAAGGCGGCTTGAAGCCGGACCTGATCATTACCGACATCAATATGCCCAATATGGGCGGGCTGGAGCTCATTCGCCAGGTCAAGGCGCTGCCGGGCTACCGCTTTGTGCCCATCTTGACGCTCACCACGGAGAGCGATGCGAGCAAGCGCGATGAAGGCAAGAAGCTGGGTGCGACCGGCTGGCTGGTGAAGCCGGTGTCAGGCCCCGATCTGGTGAAGGTGGTCAAGCAAGTGGTGCCCGGGGCTTGA
- a CDS encoding chemotaxis protein CheA — MNDLLAQFLSEARDALEGIGGKLMELERAPDDEELMTQLFRVVHTLKGNSGLFDFPEMSRVLHAGEDLMDAVRHGEVRYSQTLADRLLDAMDFVGLLCDGIEDEMPVSAEMAAEAVRQAKGLRALIRPDAAEDEAPAVTETASPAAEALLAQPLVQSLARVPESIRMEAWTQAQNGAPLVWVHYVPSEECFYQGDDPLHQANQTPGWLWTGMAPRAPWPVLAEMDAYRCMLDFDVLASADAAEITTHYRYVPDQISTAMVPPMWLVIPQGDPNGGPVYDDFVEDAVGLLNDKDFKGLGRAVDTMLELSSAALWLSSALRWMQRFLQMNAPDAVALRRLIDSLKTLQAPDWSEVPLPATSPAVAPSPAKVPQLANVHAMALKNVVDVQREVLSLPDDATWLPGRIKAAVASLSGCLKAFGRHAEIAALEALATQALEAQTAAGLARWLDTAFPDEGTPTSEPQVPAAAASSVTVPKQASEPVKAATPSVQVAPVAKAAPAAATAADADKEHVDAETAETDVKLGRRSEEAGAKSLKVDQVKIDRLMNLIGEMVVAKNAMPYLANRAETVFGVRELSREIKAQYATINRISEEMQDAIMQIRMMPVSFVFQRFPRLVRDISRRLDKQVNLELEGQETAADKNIIESLGDPLVHIVRNSLDHGFEMPDARVAAGKSPAGTLRIVARQEADRVIIEISDDGKGIDAQAVKLKAYQKGLIDEATMDRLSDQEAVNLVFIPGFSTSEVVSDLSGRGVGMDVVRTAIEQVHGSIVLESTKGQGTRIRLSLPLSMAVTNVMTVESNQQMFGIPMDAVVETVRVPRASVRTIKQRKATLLRGRVVPLRDLNTVLGLAAPPLTNDSDEFAVLVVKVGDESLGLVVDDFHETADIILKPLSGVLSGLRAYAGSALMGDGSVLMVLNTKEML; from the coding sequence ATGAATGATTTGCTTGCACAGTTTTTGTCAGAAGCGCGTGATGCGCTCGAGGGCATAGGCGGCAAGCTCATGGAGCTCGAACGCGCGCCTGATGACGAAGAGTTGATGACGCAACTCTTCCGGGTGGTGCACACCCTGAAGGGCAATAGCGGGCTGTTTGATTTTCCGGAGATGAGCCGGGTGCTGCATGCCGGTGAAGACCTGATGGATGCGGTGCGCCACGGCGAAGTGCGGTATTCCCAAACTCTCGCGGACCGGTTGCTGGACGCCATGGATTTTGTCGGTCTGTTGTGCGATGGCATTGAGGATGAAATGCCCGTATCTGCCGAAATGGCGGCTGAGGCTGTTCGGCAAGCCAAGGGATTGCGTGCCCTGATTCGCCCGGATGCAGCAGAAGATGAAGCGCCCGCTGTGACCGAAACGGCGTCACCTGCTGCAGAAGCTCTACTCGCGCAGCCATTGGTGCAAAGCCTGGCGCGGGTGCCGGAAAGCATCCGCATGGAAGCCTGGACGCAAGCACAAAATGGCGCCCCGCTGGTGTGGGTGCACTACGTACCGTCCGAAGAATGCTTTTACCAAGGTGACGACCCTTTGCACCAGGCCAACCAGACTCCCGGCTGGCTATGGACCGGTATGGCGCCCCGCGCACCATGGCCTGTGCTTGCGGAGATGGATGCCTACCGCTGCATGCTGGACTTTGACGTGCTGGCTAGCGCAGACGCTGCGGAGATAACCACCCACTATCGCTACGTGCCTGACCAGATCAGCACCGCCATGGTCCCGCCGATGTGGCTGGTGATTCCGCAAGGGGACCCCAATGGGGGGCCGGTCTATGACGACTTTGTGGAAGACGCCGTTGGTCTTTTGAACGACAAGGACTTCAAGGGTCTGGGGCGCGCCGTGGACACCATGTTGGAGTTGTCCAGTGCAGCCCTGTGGTTGTCCTCGGCCCTGCGTTGGATGCAGCGTTTTTTGCAGATGAACGCACCGGATGCCGTGGCCTTACGTCGCTTGATTGACTCGTTGAAAACGCTGCAAGCGCCCGACTGGTCGGAGGTTCCCCTGCCTGCAACTTCACCGGCAGTGGCGCCCTCCCCCGCGAAAGTGCCGCAACTGGCCAACGTGCACGCCATGGCCCTGAAAAACGTAGTGGATGTGCAGCGCGAAGTGTTGAGTCTTCCGGACGATGCCACTTGGCTGCCCGGCCGCATCAAGGCGGCAGTGGCCTCACTGTCCGGTTGCCTCAAAGCTTTCGGGCGTCATGCCGAAATCGCTGCATTGGAGGCGCTGGCAACGCAGGCTTTGGAGGCCCAAACCGCGGCTGGACTGGCCCGGTGGTTGGACACCGCCTTCCCGGATGAAGGGACACCCACATCCGAGCCGCAAGTGCCTGCTGCTGCGGCTTCATCCGTCACTGTCCCGAAGCAAGCGTCGGAGCCAGTGAAAGCCGCGACGCCTTCCGTGCAGGTTGCGCCGGTGGCCAAGGCAGCACCTGCCGCTGCCACTGCGGCGGACGCTGACAAAGAGCATGTTGACGCTGAGACCGCAGAGACAGACGTCAAGCTGGGCCGCCGCAGTGAAGAAGCGGGCGCCAAGAGCCTCAAGGTGGATCAAGTCAAGATCGACCGCTTGATGAACCTGATCGGTGAGATGGTCGTGGCGAAGAACGCCATGCCTTACCTCGCCAACCGCGCAGAAACTGTGTTCGGCGTGCGCGAACTGTCCCGTGAAATCAAGGCCCAGTACGCCACCATCAACCGCATCTCCGAAGAGATGCAAGACGCCATCATGCAGATTCGCATGATGCCGGTGTCCTTTGTGTTCCAGCGCTTTCCGCGTTTGGTGCGCGACATCTCCCGCCGCTTGGACAAGCAGGTGAATCTCGAGCTCGAAGGCCAAGAGACTGCAGCCGACAAAAACATCATCGAATCCTTGGGCGATCCTTTGGTGCACATCGTGCGTAACAGCCTGGACCATGGCTTTGAGATGCCGGATGCACGTGTGGCGGCAGGCAAGTCACCGGCCGGCACTTTGCGTATCGTGGCCCGCCAGGAAGCCGACCGCGTGATCATTGAGATCAGCGACGACGGCAAAGGCATTGATGCCCAGGCGGTCAAGCTCAAGGCCTACCAGAAGGGTTTGATTGACGAAGCCACCATGGACCGCTTGAGCGACCAGGAAGCTGTCAATCTGGTGTTCATTCCCGGTTTTTCCACCAGCGAGGTGGTGTCTGACCTGTCCGGTCGTGGTGTGGGCATGGATGTGGTGCGCACCGCCATTGAGCAGGTGCATGGCAGCATCGTGCTGGAAAGCACCAAGGGGCAGGGCACGCGCATACGCCTGTCGCTGCCGCTGTCCATGGCGGTGACCAATGTGATGACGGTGGAGTCCAACCAGCAGATGTTCGGCATTCCCATGGATGCGGTGGTGGAAACCGTGCGGGTGCCACGCGCTTCGGTACGCACCATCAAGCAGCGCAAAGCCACCTTGCTGCGAGGCCGGGTGGTCCCGCTGCGCGACCTCAATACCGTGCTGGGCCTTGCTGCACCGCCTCTGACCAATGACAGTGATGAATTCGCTGTACTGGTGGTCAAGGTGGGCGATGAGTCGCTGGGGCTGGTCGTCGATGACTTCCACGAAACCGCGGACATCATCCTCAAGCCCTTGTCAGGCGTGCTCAGCGGATTGCGGGCCTATGCAGGCTCGGCGCTGATGGGCGATGGTTCTGTGCTGATGGTGCTCAACACCAAGGAGATGCTCTGA
- a CDS encoding response regulator yields the protein MKKILVIDDAATVRMYHRNILESAGYEVQEAINGIEALEKAMVTAFDLYLVDVNMPKLDGYGFLRELRRQDMPQVPAIMVSTESGSADRRRAYAAGANLYLVKPTRPDQLVAHVALLQGDAL from the coding sequence ATGAAAAAAATACTGGTAATTGACGATGCCGCCACGGTGCGCATGTACCACCGCAATATTCTGGAAAGCGCCGGCTACGAAGTGCAGGAAGCCATCAACGGGATCGAGGCGCTGGAGAAAGCCATGGTCACCGCCTTCGACTTGTACCTGGTGGACGTGAACATGCCCAAGCTGGACGGTTACGGATTTCTGCGTGAACTCCGCCGCCAGGACATGCCCCAGGTGCCGGCCATCATGGTCTCTACAGAGTCCGGTTCTGCCGACCGTCGCCGTGCCTACGCCGCAGGGGCCAACCTGTATCTGGTCAAGCCCACCCGGCCCGACCAGTTGGTCGCCCACGTTGCCTTGTTGCAAGGGGACGCACTATGA
- a CDS encoding CheR family methyltransferase, whose amino-acid sequence MADATISEDDFQKFREFFYRKTGIQFDMSKRYFVDKRLLERMADTGNATFRSYFTMLRFQASGAELQTLTNSMTVNETYFFREEYQFKCLVNSLLPDLVSRKKDDGPLRIWVLPSSSGEEPYSIAIYLLERWAGINKYDVEIVASDIDTRILDQARKGLYSPRSVGQLPINYRQKYFKQAGEDFQICDDLRSAVEYTRVNLSDRADTRAYRNFDVVFCRNLLIYFDDVSRKAAAETFYDALKPGGYICLGHSESMSRISSLYKVRKFPEAIVYQKPTE is encoded by the coding sequence ATGGCAGACGCCACCATTTCAGAAGACGACTTCCAGAAATTCCGGGAGTTCTTCTACCGCAAGACCGGCATCCAGTTCGACATGTCCAAGCGCTACTTTGTGGACAAGCGATTGCTGGAGCGTATGGCCGATACCGGCAACGCGACTTTCCGTAGCTACTTCACCATGCTGCGCTTCCAGGCTAGTGGTGCAGAACTGCAAACGCTCACCAACTCCATGACGGTGAACGAAACCTACTTCTTCCGTGAGGAATACCAGTTCAAGTGCCTGGTGAACTCGCTGTTGCCGGACCTTGTATCCCGCAAAAAGGACGATGGCCCGCTGCGCATCTGGGTGTTGCCTTCGTCCAGTGGCGAGGAGCCCTATTCGATTGCGATATACCTGCTGGAGCGTTGGGCCGGCATCAACAAGTACGACGTGGAGATCGTGGCGTCTGACATTGACACGCGCATCCTCGATCAGGCGCGCAAGGGCCTGTATTCACCCCGCTCTGTGGGGCAACTGCCCATTAACTACCGGCAGAAATACTTCAAGCAAGCGGGCGAGGACTTCCAGATTTGCGATGACCTGCGCAGCGCGGTCGAATACACCCGCGTCAATCTCTCAGACCGGGCTGACACCCGTGCGTACCGGAACTTTGATGTGGTGTTCTGCCGCAACTTGCTCATCTATTTCGACGATGTATCGCGCAAGGCCGCTGCCGAAACCTTTTACGACGCGCTGAAACCCGGTGGCTACATCTGTCTGGGGCATTCGGAGTCCATGAGCCGGATTTCCTCGCTCTACAAGGTACGCAAGTTCCCTGAAGCCATCGTTTACCAGAAGCCTACGGAGTAA
- a CDS encoding HEAT repeat domain-containing protein, producing MGLIKQTANEAPRVEGRAAGRDCASLCAQLRHSDAEARRWAARDLVDCPDCSQELVDALQAEQDASVREVILTSITRIGDGIAVQGLVACLRSEEADLRNEAIEAMKQLPEAVAPIMLGLLMDEDSDVRIFAVNILESLRHPQVEAWLLQVIDTDDHVNVCGTAVDLLGEVGGSASLASLQRLKARFAEEPYIQYAADLAIKRIQEN from the coding sequence ATGGGATTGATCAAACAAACCGCCAACGAGGCGCCCCGAGTGGAGGGCAGAGCCGCCGGGCGGGACTGTGCCAGTCTGTGCGCGCAACTCCGGCACAGCGACGCCGAGGCACGCAGGTGGGCTGCCCGCGATTTGGTCGATTGCCCCGACTGCTCGCAGGAACTGGTGGATGCCTTGCAAGCCGAGCAGGACGCTTCGGTGCGTGAAGTCATTCTCACCAGCATTACCCGCATCGGGGACGGCATTGCGGTGCAGGGGCTGGTGGCCTGCCTGCGCTCGGAAGAGGCGGACTTGCGCAATGAAGCCATCGAGGCCATGAAGCAGCTGCCCGAGGCAGTGGCGCCCATCATGCTGGGGCTGTTGATGGACGAGGACAGCGATGTCCGTATCTTCGCGGTGAACATTCTGGAGTCCTTGCGCCACCCGCAGGTTGAGGCTTGGCTGCTGCAGGTGATTGACACAGACGACCACGTCAATGTCTGCGGTACCGCCGTGGACCTGTTGGGTGAAGTGGGGGGCAGCGCGTCGCTGGCCTCACTCCAGCGCCTCAAGGCACGTTTTGCCGAAGAGCCCTACATCCAATATGCCGCCGATCTCGCGATCAAACGCATACAAGAGAACTGA
- the cheB gene encoding chemotaxis-specific protein-glutamate methyltransferase CheB, whose amino-acid sequence MIKLLIVDDSALMRRQLTQLFQSQGDFDVRQARNGQDAIEQNLGFEPDVVTLDINMPEMDGITALSLMMAQRPVPVIMVSSLTEKGALATFEALNLGAVDYVAKPGGTISLSLDQIAKDMVAKVRAAARSKPRGSAVSLSGGAGTLRQRMDADRKATQERAAHKAAAQQEGIVLIGVSTGGPRSLEDVLPYFPEDFPLPVLVAQHMPASFTAPFAARLNAACPLHVLEADHPMPVERGKIYVGKGGADMVLTKRANKLTVMPKPESPEHMWHPAVDMLAQTALEHVAPQNIIAVLLTGMGYDGAAGFAEIKKRGGRTIAESEETAVVYGMPKELVQRQGATVVLPLNKVAAQVKTWVARA is encoded by the coding sequence ATGATCAAGCTGCTCATTGTTGACGACTCCGCCCTGATGCGGCGGCAGTTGACGCAGCTGTTCCAAAGCCAAGGGGACTTCGATGTGCGCCAGGCCCGCAACGGGCAGGACGCCATCGAGCAGAACCTGGGCTTTGAGCCCGATGTGGTGACTCTGGACATCAACATGCCTGAGATGGACGGTATCACCGCGCTCTCGCTCATGATGGCTCAGCGCCCTGTGCCGGTGATCATGGTGTCTTCACTCACCGAGAAAGGCGCATTGGCCACCTTTGAAGCATTGAACCTGGGTGCGGTGGATTACGTCGCCAAGCCCGGTGGAACGATCTCTTTGTCACTGGACCAGATCGCCAAAGACATGGTGGCCAAAGTGCGCGCAGCGGCCCGCTCGAAACCCCGGGGCAGTGCGGTGTCTTTATCTGGCGGCGCAGGCACCCTGCGCCAACGCATGGATGCAGATCGCAAGGCAACGCAGGAGCGCGCAGCGCACAAGGCCGCCGCGCAACAAGAGGGCATTGTGTTGATTGGCGTATCGACCGGCGGGCCCCGCTCCCTGGAAGATGTGCTGCCCTATTTTCCCGAAGACTTTCCCTTGCCGGTGCTGGTGGCGCAACACATGCCTGCCAGTTTTACCGCGCCGTTTGCGGCGCGTCTGAATGCTGCCTGCCCATTGCACGTGCTGGAGGCCGACCACCCCATGCCGGTGGAACGCGGAAAGATCTATGTGGGCAAGGGCGGTGCAGACATGGTGCTCACCAAGCGCGCCAACAAATTGACCGTGATGCCCAAGCCCGAGTCACCCGAGCACATGTGGCATCCGGCGGTGGACATGCTGGCCCAGACCGCACTCGAGCATGTGGCGCCACAAAACATCATCGCCGTCTTGCTCACAGGCATGGGCTATGACGGTGCGGCCGGTTTTGCAGAAATCAAGAAACGGGGTGGACGGACGATTGCCGAATCAGAAGAGACGGCGGTGGTCTATGGCATGCCCAAAGAACTGGTTCAACGCCAGGGCGCCACGGTGGTGCTTCCCTTAAACAAAGTGGCAGCTCAGGTGAAGACCTGGGTTGCCCGAGCCTGA